GGCGGCCGACAGGGCCGAGCCGATCGAGCCGACCGACAGCACGCTGCCGACCGATCCGATGGACAGGATCGATCCCACCGAACCGATGGAGAGGATCGATCCCTTGGAGCGGAGCGAGAGGAACGAACCGTAGTCGGCAACCATGCGGATCATGCTGCCACACCGGCCATCGGCGCCGGCTGAGGCGCGGAAGGAGGCGCGGAAGGAGGCGCGGAGGGAGGAGCGGAAGGAGGCACGGGCTTGGACGCGGTCTGAGGCGCGGGCTTGGACCCGGACTGGGGCGCGGCGGTCGCCGTCTGCCGCGGGGCCCGGGTGAGCAACAGCACGCCCCGGGCCGCCGCGAGCGCCCCGGCCACGGCCAACAGGACCCCGAAGGCGCCGCCGTGGATGCGTTCGCCGAGCAGGATCATGCCGATCGCGGCCGCGGCCAGCGGGTTGGTCAGGTTGACCACCGCGAGCGGGGCGCCGAGGCCGCCCCGGTAGGCCCGCTGGGACAGGAGCATCCCGCCGACCGCGAAGACCACCACGAGCAGCGCCACCGAGACGACGCGGACGCTGAGCAGGGACCCGCCCCGGCCGCCCGCCACGGCGACGGTCTGGGTCAGGGCGGAGGCTGCCGCGGAGGCCAGCCCGGACGCCGTCGCGTGGCGCAGCCCCGAGCGGGTGTCGCTCCGTGCGGTCAGCAGCATGATCACCGCGGCCGTGGCTCCGGATACGGCGAGCGCTTCGGCCAGGGTCAGGGTCTCGTCGGGGGACGGGCCGGAGGCGGGCAGCAGGAGCAGGCCGAGGCCGACGACGGTGGCCAGGGTGCCGCGCCATTCGCTGGCCACGACCCGCCTTCCGGCGCCGCGGGCGCCCAGCGGTACGGCGGCGACGAGGGTGAGCGCGCCGAGCGGCTGGACCAGGGTGAGCGGCCCGTACCGCAGGGCGGCGGCGTGCAGGAGCGCGGCGGCGGCGTTCAGGCCGGCCGACCACCACCAGGCGCCGTTGCCGAGCAGTGCCGCGGTGCTGCGGGCGACCGCGCGGCGGGCGAGGCGTTCCTGGGCGACGGCGGCGGCCGCGTAGGTGACGGCCGCGGCGAGGCAGAGCAGGACGGCGAGGACCGTGGCGTTCACCGGACCGCTCCTACGGGCTCCATCGGCTCTGCGGGCCTCGGGGCGCCCGGACCGGCAGCCGTCGGCACGGGCAGCGCCGCGGAACGCGGGACCGGCACGCTCCGCCGGGCGACGAGCGACCGGCCGACCGGGCGCGGGACCAGCAGCAGGGCGGCTCCGAGGAGCAGCGTGGCGACGACGGCGTCGAGCCAGTAGTGGTTGGCCGTGCCGACGACCACGAGCAGGGTCACCAGCGGGTGCAGCAGCCACAGGGCGCGCCACCGCGAGGAGGTGGCGGCGATCATGCCGAGGGCCAGCATCAGCGCCCATCCGAAGTGCAGCGAGGGCATCGCGGCGAACTGGTTGGCCATGGTGTCGGCGGCGGGCGCGGCTCCGTAGACGGTCGGGCCGTAGACCTGGCCGGTGTCGATCAGGTGGGCCTCGCCCAGCATCCGCGGGGGTGCGAGCGGGAAGGCCAGGTGGATGACGAGGGCCGCGCCGGTCAGGACGGCCAGGACCCGGCGGGTCCAGAGGTAGTGCGCGGGGCGGCGTACGTAGAGCCAGACGAGGAAGAGCACCGTGGCGGGGAAGTGCACGGCCGCGTAGTAGGTGTTCGCGGTGTGCACGAGGGCGTCGCTGTGCAGGAGCAGGCGCTGGACCAGGCCTTCGCCGGGCAGGTGCAGGGTGCGCTCGGCGTCCCAGATCCGGGTGGCGTTGCGGAAGGCTTCCTCCGTGCGGCCGGTGGCGAGCGTACGGCCGCACTTGTAGACCGCGAAGAGGCCCACGACGAGCAGGAGCTCGCGTATGAGGCGGCGGCGGGCGCCCGGCCCCGCGCCGGCCCCGACGGGTGTGGTGTGGGAGGTCATCCCCCGGTCTCGCTTCCTGTACACAGCTCTGGCTCACAATCGACACACCAGTGTATCGATACATTCTCGTATCGATACGAGTGTGTACCGATACGCTCGCGTTCCCGTAGACTTTCACTAGAGCCCACTGCCCCGCGACCGAAAAAAATCGGCCATCATGACGAGGGCCCACCCGGCCACACCGGCCGGAACGCAGCATCGAGGAGAGCCGCCCCATGACGTCGCCGACGCCGGAAGCCGCCCCGGCCCCCGCGCGCCGCTCCAAGATCACGCCGGAGCGCGAGCAGCAGCTCTACGACGCCGTCCTGGAGCAGCTGCGCGAGGACGGCTACGAGGCGCTGACCATGGAGAAGATCGCCGCCCGGGCCACCTGCGGAAAGTCCACGCTCTACCGGCAGTGGAAGACCAAACCGCAGCTCGTCGCCGCCGCCCTGCGCGCGGACCGGCGCGGGACCCTCGCCGCGGTGGACACCGGAACCCTGCCGGGCGACCTGCGCGAGGCGGCCCGGATCGCCGCCTGCACCTCGGGGAACGACACCCGGCTGATGCAGGCCCTCGGGCACGCGGTGCTGAGCGACGAGGAGCTGAAGGCGGCCCTGCGCGAGGCTCTGGTGGAGCCGGAGCTGGCGGCGTTCGACTCGATCGTGGCGCGGGCCGTGGCCCGGGGCGAGCTCGCCCCCGGACACCCTGCCGTGGAGTTCCTGCCGGCGCAGCTGATGGGCGTGCTGCGCATCCGGCCCGTGCTGGAGGGCCGCTTCGCCGACGCCGAGTACCTCGTGCGGTTCGTCGACGCCTGCCTGCTGCCGGTGCTGGGCGCGGCCCCGCCGGAGGCGGACCGGGCCCCTGAACCGGGCGCCTGAACCGGGACCTGAACCAGGCCCCCTGAACCAGCGGGCCGCCGTCCTTGATGACCGGACGGTGACCCGCTCGCGCTGCCTCGTGGGGACGGTGGCAGCGCAGCCCCCGGACCGGACGGCGGGCACTCCCTCGCGGAGTGACCGCCGACCGGTCCGTGTGGCTTTCCCGCCGGCTTTGCCGCCGGCTTCGGTGCCGCCCTTCCGGGCGGCTCTCCGTGTGGAGCCCGCTCAGCTCCGGGCAGCGCCCATCGCCCGGGCGAACTCCTCCGGGTCGGCGTCGAAGCCCCGTAGGGTCGGGTCGATCGACCAGACCCCCGCGGCGTCGCGGGTGAACTCGGCGACCGTGACCCCGCTCGCGGCGCCGAAGCCGGTGAGGTCGTCCACGGCGAGGTCTTCGTAGCCCTCCCGGATGCGCACCCCCTTGCCCGCGACCTCGGCGAAGGTCACCGCCGGGCCGCCGCCCGGCCGCTGGATCACCACGCCCACCACGACCCGGGTCAGCTCATCGGCGATCCGGGTGAGTTCGATGGTCATGACCTCGTCGAAACCCAGCCCCAGTCCGGTCCTGCTGTCCCGGTTCAGCGTGATGGTGCCATCGGGCGACCGGCTGCCGAAGTGGACCAGGTGGACGGGGTCCCCGTACGGGTCCGCGGCCGGGTAGACCGCGGCGATCAGGTCGAGGTCGTGGACGGGCGCTCCCGCCGGGCTGGGATCCCACCGCAGCGCGATCTCCACCTTGGCCAGGCCCTTGCGTACTCCGCTCACCGAACTCCCCCTCCGAACACCGTGTGTTGCCCTCCCATGCTGTCACGGGTCCCGCCCCGGGGCTCGAACGACCGTACGTTCCCGGCCAGTCCGGGGACCGGACGGAGACGGCACGGGGGTTACCAGTCGCCGTCCTGGACCGGCTTGCCCGGCCGGGGAGCGTTCCCCAGGGGTGCGACCTGGCCGGGAGCGGGTTCCGTCCACGGAGCCTCGTCGGTGCCGAGCCATTCGCCGACCGGCTGCACCCGGCCGAGGGTGTCGGAGGCGGCGAGGTCGGCGGCATCCTCGTCGTAGTAGTCGAACCACGGCAGCCCGGCCTTGGTGTACGCGGCCCGGTCCACCGGCGAGGGCGGCGGCTCCTCCCCGGTGATCCGGCGCCATGCGGGCGGGGTCACCAGGTGGACGAAGACCCGCGCGGCCGGCTCGGACGCCCAGTCCTTCGCCTTGCGGTCGTCGCGGTACACCTCCTGCCGCATGGAGCCGCCGACGCCGAGTCCCATCGCCGGGGCCGCCTGCGGGGCCGGCCCGCCCCTCGAGCGGCGCAGCGGGCCCCCGGCCGAGGCCGGAGCCGGAGCCGCGGGCGCTCCGGGAAGCCCGCCCGGCGCCGGAGCCGCCATCGGCGCCGGCATCGGCGCCGGCATCGGCATCCCCGGGGCCGCTCCGTAGCCGCCGCCCCCGTAGCCGCCCGGCTGACCGCCCGGCGGCACGATCCCGTAGGGAGCGCCGCCGACCCGGCCGGCCCCGGCCGTGCGCGCCCGCTCCTCCTCCCGCCACCGCTCCAGTGCCTTCGCCCCGAGCGGGAAGGCCTGGAGCTGCACGCCGCCCGCGGTCTCCTCGCCGGTGACCTGGCCCTCCACCGTGGCGCCGAGCCCCAGCGGGACGGCGACGAACTGGCGGACCGTACCCGTGCCCGAATTGATCCCGTCCAGCCACGGCTGGCGCGGCAGCACGAGATAGTTCTGCGGCCTGCGCCCGAGCGCGCCCGTCCACCGCTCGCCGGAGACGGCGCACACCTTGCCGACGCCGACCTGGAGCGCGGTGGGCTCCCGGGTCCCGCCGAAGCTGAGCCACATCGCCTCGCGCAGGTACACGGGGAGCATCACCCCGCCCTTGGCGAGCCAGTCCGCCGGAACCGTGTCCGGATAGTCCTCCACCCGCCGCAGCGGGAACTCCCCCAGCCCCGGGGGCAGATTGTGCGTACCGGTCTCCGGCAGCCGCAGCGTCCGCATGAACCGGACCTGCGCCCCCTCGCCCAGCAGCAGTGCGTTCCCCTCGACCCGTACCCCGCCCTTGGCCACTCGACCGGCTCCTCTCCCGTTCAGAACCGGATTCGCCGCAGGATCTGCCGCCGTTCCGGATCGTTACCCTCAAGATTTGCTCAGATGCCGTGACACTGTGCCCGACACCTTCCTAGCTTCCTCATATACGCGTCCACCAGCCCGTGCGGTTCCCCCGCGCCACGGGCCGGTCCCGGTGCGCTCCGCGCGCTCCCGCGCGGCACCGCCCGCCCGCGACCCCGCGTATCCGCGTACCCCAGGAAAGAGTGCAGCATGAAGGTTCCCAAGGCAGGCGTCATCGCCGCAGTGATCGGTCTCTCCCTGACCGCATCGGCGTGTGGCGGTGACGATGACCAGGGAACCCTCGCCGTCGGCATCAAGTTCGACCAGCCGGGCGTCGGGATGCGGGAGCCCGACGGGAGCTTCACCGGTTTCGACGTGGACGTGGCGACGTACGTCGCGAAGGAGCTCGGCTACTCGAAGGACCGGATCGTCTTCAAGGAGGTCCTCAGCAACGACCGCGAGCTCCTGATCGAGTACAACGAGGTCGAGATCGTGGCGGCCAGCTACTCGATCAACGACAAGCGCAAGCTGAAGGTCGACTTCGCCGGCCCGTACTTCCTCGCGCACCAGGACCTGATGGTCCGCGCCGACGACCCCACGATCACCAAGGCCGAGGACCTCAACAACCCCGCCAAGCGGCTGTGCTCGGTGACCGGATCGACCTCGGCGGAGAACGTCAGGAAGAACCTGGCTCCCAAGGCGAGCCTCCTGGAGCTCGGCGGCTACTCCGAATGCGTCGTCGCCCTCAAGGACGGCCTGGTGGACGCCATGACCACGGACAACTCGATCCTGGCCGGCTACACCGCCCGCAAGGGCAACGAGGGCAAGTTCCGGCTGATCGGGCTGAGGCTGAGCAGCGAGAACTACGGGATCGGCATGAAGAAGGGCAACACCGAGCTCCAGGTCAAGATCAACAATGCGCTCCGCAAGATGGTCGAGGACGGCACCTGGGAAGCGGCCGTGAAGAAGAACTTCGGCCCGGACTACAAGTACGAGGCGGCACCCGCCATCACAGCGGGCAGCTGACGACCGTCGAGGCGGTGGCCGGGTCCGACCAGTCGGCGTCGAAACGGGCGTTGACCACGTAGAGCCGGCCGCCGTACACCGCCGCCGTCGTCGGCTCGTCGAAGCGCGGGTCGGTGATCTGCTTGACGAAGCGGGCCCGGCGGCCGTCCCCGCTCAGGGTGAACACGTCCACCGCATAGGCCCAGTTGCGTACGACGTACAGCGTGCGCCCGTGCACCACGAGCCCGTCGCCGTTGCGCGCCGAGCCGCCGTCGAGCACGGTCCGGGTGGCGGCGCCGGTACGCGGGTCCACGCGGAACAGCGCCTCTGCGGTGTCGTGCACCACGAGCAGGGCCTGGCCGTCGGGGGTCCGCGCGATCCCGTTGGCGCCCCAGTGGTCGCCGCCGGGCGGGACCGGGTCCCACTCGCCGCCGAGCTGCAGGGCGCGGGGGGCCGCGCCGGGGCCGGTGAGGTCCCGGCCGACGGGCAGGAAGTACAGGACGTCCGCGAAGGAGTCGGTGAACCAGGCGCCCCCGCAACCGACGACGGCGTCGTTGACGAAGGCGGCGCCCGTCGCGGCCTGGTGGGTGGCCAGAACCCGCCCGTCCCCGGCGTCGATCACCCGGATCTGCCCGCTGGCGCCGCCCGCGACCAGCAGCCGGCCGTACGGGTCGAGCTTGAGGCCCACCGACATCGGCCCCT
This genomic interval from Streptomyces sp. NBC_00193 contains the following:
- a CDS encoding phosphatase PAP2 family protein, giving the protein MTSHTTPVGAGAGPGARRRLIRELLLVVGLFAVYKCGRTLATGRTEEAFRNATRIWDAERTLHLPGEGLVQRLLLHSDALVHTANTYYAAVHFPATVLFLVWLYVRRPAHYLWTRRVLAVLTGAALVIHLAFPLAPPRMLGEAHLIDTGQVYGPTVYGAAPAADTMANQFAAMPSLHFGWALMLALGMIAATSSRWRALWLLHPLVTLLVVVGTANHYWLDAVVATLLLGAALLLVPRPVGRSLVARRSVPVPRSAALPVPTAAGPGAPRPAEPMEPVGAVR
- a CDS encoding TetR/AcrR family transcriptional regulator; the encoded protein is MTSPTPEAAPAPARRSKITPEREQQLYDAVLEQLREDGYEALTMEKIAARATCGKSTLYRQWKTKPQLVAAALRADRRGTLAAVDTGTLPGDLREAARIAACTSGNDTRLMQALGHAVLSDEELKAALREALVEPELAAFDSIVARAVARGELAPGHPAVEFLPAQLMGVLRIRPVLEGRFADAEYLVRFVDACLLPVLGAAPPEADRAPEPGA
- a CDS encoding TerD family protein; translated protein: MSGVRKGLAKVEIALRWDPSPAGAPVHDLDLIAAVYPAADPYGDPVHLVHFGSRSPDGTITLNRDSRTGLGLGFDEVMTIELTRIADELTRVVVGVVIQRPGGGPAVTFAEVAGKGVRIREGYEDLAVDDLTGFGAASGVTVAEFTRDAAGVWSIDPTLRGFDADPEEFARAMGAARS
- a CDS encoding glutamate ABC transporter substrate-binding protein, producing MKVPKAGVIAAVIGLSLTASACGGDDDQGTLAVGIKFDQPGVGMREPDGSFTGFDVDVATYVAKELGYSKDRIVFKEVLSNDRELLIEYNEVEIVAASYSINDKRKLKVDFAGPYFLAHQDLMVRADDPTITKAEDLNNPAKRLCSVTGSTSAENVRKNLAPKASLLELGGYSECVVALKDGLVDAMTTDNSILAGYTARKGNEGKFRLIGLRLSSENYGIGMKKGNTELQVKINNALRKMVEDGTWEAAVKKNFGPDYKYEAAPAITAGS
- a CDS encoding superoxide dismutase: MAGRWGRRGFIGAAAALGGAALVGAGAPLARAQEAARPWPDTVAIPAGFQPEGIAVSARGTAYTGSLLDGSVYRFDLTTGAGRIITRGEGPMSVGLKLDPYGRLLVAGGASGQIRVIDAGDGRVLATHQAATGAAFVNDAVVGCGGAWFTDSFADVLYFLPVGRDLTGPGAAPRALQLGGEWDPVPPGGDHWGANGIARTPDGQALLVVHDTAEALFRVDPRTGAATRTVLDGGSARNGDGLVVHGRTLYVVRNWAYAVDVFTLSGDGRRARFVKQITDPRFDEPTTAAVYGGRLYVVNARFDADWSDPATASTVVSCPL